In Zea mays cultivar B73 chromosome 7, Zm-B73-REFERENCE-NAM-5.0, whole genome shotgun sequence, the following proteins share a genomic window:
- the LOC100191729 gene encoding Cadmium/zinc-transporting ATPase HMA2: protein MPGPAVEAAARSGGDHHGGCCGKAAGKWEKTYLDVLGICCTAEVALVERLLTPIQGVRAVTVVVPSRTVIVDHDTAAVSQFHIVKVLNKAGLEASVRAYGSSAGAGGRWPSPFTVACGALLALSLLAPLLPPLRWLAVAAACVGSQPMLLRAFAAAGKLTLDINILMLIAVAGSVALGSFTEAGAIVFLFTVAEWLETLACSKASAGMLSLMSTVPKTVVLAETGQVVGMGDVAVGTVVAVRAGDVVPVDGVVVGGHSEVDESSLTGESFPVPKQPQSEVWAGTINLDGYISVRTTALAENSTVAKMERLVEEAQNSRSRTQRLIDSCAKHYTPAVVVLAAGVVLVPALLGARDLELEHWFRLSLVLLVSACPCALVLSTPVATFCALLRAARMGLLVKGGNVLESLGEVRVAAFDKTGTITRGEFSIKDFHVVGDKVEMNQLLYWVSSIESKSSHPMAAALVEYAQSKSVQPKPENVTETCIYHGEGIYGVMDGKQIYIGNERIIARSSCRHHQHAGHQETDGLKGVSIGHVICDGDLVGKFSLSDTCRTGAAEAILQLRSMGIKSVMLTGDSAAAAKHAQEQLGGVLEELHAGLLPEDKVRLVRGLQARHGATLMVGDGMNDAPALAAADVGVSMGLSGSAAAIETSHAALMSGDILRVPKAVRLGRRARRTIAVNVASSVGAKAAVLALAVAWRPVLWVAVLADVGTCLLVVLHSMLLLRDGAARRPRCCASATACKSKQASKPCCATVKPVATTRHRHGHGHGHGHAGAGKPGTLGGDKQGKDCHGCCQKESKPPEDAVVIAIPGRAVEHRKEAFPHENAGAGGCCAAAHGAEDEVCIVISARSPCCSTARSRSGSPKDALCCHGSGGKDGGAISALVC from the exons ATGCCGGGACCGGCCGTGGAGGCAGCGGCCAGGAGCGGCGGCGACCACCACGGCGGCTGCTGCGGGAAGGCGGCCGGCAAGTGGGAGAAGACGTACCTGGATGTCCTGGGCATCTGCTGCACCGCCGAGGTGGCGCTCGTCGAGCGGCTCCTGACGCCCATCCAAGGCGTGAGGGCGGTCACCGTCGTCGTCCCGTCCCGGACCGTCATCGTCGACCACGACACCGCCGCCGTCTCCCAGTTCCACATTG TGAAGGTTCTGAACAAGGCGGGCCTCGAGGCCTCCGTCCGAGCCTATGGCAGCAgcgccggcgccggcgggcgGTGGCCCAGCCCGTTCACCGTCGCCTGCGGCGCCCTGCTCGCCCTGTCCCTGCTCGCGCCGCTGCTCCCCCCGCTGCGGTGGCTGGCGGTGGCGGCGGCCTGCGTGGGCTCCCAGCCCATGCTGCTCCGGGCGTTCGCCGCGGCGGGCAAGCTGACGCTGGACATCAACATCCTGATGCTCATCGCGGTCGCCGGCTCCGTGGCGCtcgggagcttcacggaggccgGCGCCATCGTGTTCCTCTTCACCGTCGCCGAGTGGCTGGAGACGCTGGCGTGCAGCAAGGCCAGCGCCGGGATGCTGTCCCTCATGTCCACGGTGCCCAAGACCGTCGTGCTGGCCGAGACGGGGCAGGTCGTCGGCATGGGCGACGTCGCGGTCGGCACCGTCGTCGCGGTCAGGGCCGGCGACGTGGTCCCCGTGGACGGCGTGGTCGTCGGCGGGCACAGCGAGGTCGACGAGAGCAGCCTCACCGGCGAGTCCTTCCCCGTGCCGAAGCAGCCGCAGTCGGAGGTCTGGGCCGGCACCATCAACTTAGACG GCTACATCTCCGTGAGGACGACGGCCCTCGCCGAGAACTCGACGGTGGCGAAGATGGAGAGGCTGGTGGAGGAGGCCCAGAACAGCCGGTCTCGGACGCAGCGGCTCATCGACTCGTGCGCCAAGCACTACACCCCTG CCGTGGTCGTCCTCGCGGCGGGGGTGGTCCTCGTGCCCGCCCTGCTGGGAGCTCGCGACCTGGAGCTGGAGCATTGGTTCCGGCTGTCCCTGGTGCTGCTGGTGAGCGCGTGCCCGTGCGCGCTGGTGCTGTCCACGCCCGTCGCCACCTTCTGCGCGCTCCTGCGGGCGGCCAGGATGGGGCTCCTCGTCAAGGGAGGCAACGTCCTCGAGTCGCTGGGCGAAGTCAGGGTCGCCGCGTTCGACAAGACCGGCACCATCACCAGAGGGGAGTTCAGCATCAAGGACTTCCATGTGGTTGGGGACAAGGTTGAAATGAACCAGCTACTCTACTG GGTATCTAGCATCGAGAGCAAATCAAGCCATCCAATGGCCGCTGCACTTGTCGAGTACGCTCAGTCCAAATCTGTACAGCCGAAGCCGGAGAACGTGACCGAGACCTGCATCTATCATGGCGAGGGCATCTACGGGGTGATGGATGGGAAACAGATCTACATTGGAAACGAAAGGATCATAGCAAGGTCCTCGTGTCGTCATCATCAACATG CTGGCCACCAAGAAACAGACGGTCTCAAAGGCGTGTCCATCGGCCACGTGATCTGCGACGGCGATCTGGTGGGGAAGTTCTCGCTGTCCGACACCTGcaggacaggggcggccgaggcgaTCCTGCAGCTGAGGTCGATGGGGATCAAGTCGGTGATGCTGACCGGGGACAGCGCGGCGGCGGCCAAGCACGCGCAGGAGCAGCTCGGGGGCGTCCTGGAGGAGCTCCACGCGGGGCTCCTGCCGGAGGACAAGGTCCGGCTCGTCCGGGGCCTGCAGGCGCGGCACGGGGCGACGCTGATGGTGGGCGACGGCATGAACGACGCCCCGGCGCTGGCCGCGGCGGACGTGGGCGTGTCCATGGGCCTGTCCGGGTCGGCCGCGGCCATCGAGACGAGCCACGCCGCGCTCATGTCCGGCGACATCCTCAGGGTGCCCAAGGCCGTCCGGCTCGGGCGCCGCGCCCGGCGCACCATCGCCGTGAACGTGGCCTCCTCCGTCGGCGCCAAGGCCGCCGTGCTGGCGCTCGCCGTCGCGTGGCGCCCCGTGCTGTGGGTGGCCGTGCTCGCCGACGTCGGCACGTGCCTGCTCGTCGTCCTCCACAGCATGCTGCTGCTCAGGGACGGCGCCGCCCGCCGCCCGAGGTGCTGCGCTAGCGCTACGGCGTGCAAGAGCAAGCAGGCGTCCAAGCCGTGCTGCGCGACGGTGAAGCCGGTGGCGACGACGAGGCACAGGCACGGGCACGGGCACGGGCACGGGCACGCAGGCGCGGGGAAGCCCGGGACGCTAGGAGGCGACAAGCAGGGTAAGGACTGCCATGGTTGCTGCCAGAAGGAGAGCAAGCCGCCCGAGGACGCCGTCGTGATCGCCATTCCGGGACGGGCCGTGGAGCACCGGAAGGAGGCCTTCCCTCACGAGAACGCGGGAGCCGGGGGGTGCTGCGCTGCAGCGCACGGTGCCGAAGACGAGGTATGCATTGTCATCAGCGCCAGGTCGCCCTGCTGCAGCACCGCGAGGAGTCGGTCTGGTTCTCCCAAGGACGCATTGTGCTGCCACGGCTCCGGTGGTAAAGACGGCGGCGCCATCTCAGCCCTCGTGTGCTGA
- the LOC100191729 gene encoding cadmium/zinc-transporting ATPase HMA2 isoform X1: MIRGSPPKIGIQEANLKTRDRATPWIKEQPVAKFLVGPAGARRFRSPPCDAGTGRGGSGQERRRPPRRLLREGGRQVGEDVPGCPGHLLHRRGGARRAAPDAHPRREGGHRRRPVPDRHRRPRHRRRLPVPHCEGSEQGGPRGLRPSLWQQRRRRRAVAQPVHRRLRRPARPVPARAAAPPAAVAGGGGGLRGLPAHAAPGVRRGGQADAGHQHPDAHRGRRLRGARELHGGRRHRVPLHRRRVAGDAGVQQGQRRDAVPHVHGAQDRRAGRDGAGRRHGRRRGRHRRRGQGRRRGPRGRRGRRRAQRGRREQPHRRVLPRAEAAAVGGLGRHHQLRRLHLREDDGPRRELDGGEDGEAGGGGPEQPVSDAAAHRLVRQALHPCVVVSFACAAVVVLAAGVVLVPALLGARDLELEHWFRLSLVLLVSACPCALVLSTPVATFCALLRAARMGLLVKGGNVLESLGEVRVAAFDKTGTITRGEFSIKDFHVVGDKVEMNQLLYWVSSIESKSSHPMAAALVEYAQSKSVQPKPENVTETCIYHGEGIYGVMDGKQIYIGNERIIARSSCRHHQHAGHQETDGLKGVSIGHVICDGDLVGKFSLSDTCRTGAAEAILQLRSMGIKSVMLTGDSAAAAKHAQEQLGGVLEELHAGLLPEDKVRLVRGLQARHGATLMVGDGMNDAPALAAADVGVSMGLSGSAAAIETSHAALMSGDILRVPKAVRLGRRARRTIAVNVASSVGAKAAVLALAVAWRPVLWVAVLADVGTCLLVVLHSMLLLRDGAARRPRCCASATACKSKQASKPCCATVKPVATTRHRHGHGHGHGHAGAGKPGTLGGDKQGKDCHGCCQKESKPPEDAVVIAIPGRAVEHRKEAFPHENAGAGGCCAAAHGAEDEVCIVISARSPCCSTARSRSGSPKDALCCHGSGGKDGGAISALVC, encoded by the exons ATGATTCGAGGGTCTCCTCCCAAAATAGGAATTCAAGAGGCAAACCTGAAAACTCGGGACCGGGCCACGCCATGGATAAAGGAGCAGCCGGTGGCTAAATTTTTGGTTGGCCCCGCGGGCGCACGTCGTTTCCGCTCGCCCCCCTGCGATGCCGGGACCGGCCGTGGAGGCAGCGGCCAGGAGCGGCGGCGACCACCACGGCGGCTGCTGCGGGAAGGCGGCCGGCAAGTGGGAGAAGACGTACCTGGATGTCCTGGGCATCTGCTGCACCGCCGAGGTGGCGCTCGTCGAGCGGCTCCTGACGCCCATCCAAGGCGTGAGGGCGGTCACCGTCGTCGTCCCGTCCCGGACCGTCATCGTCGACCACGACACCGCCGCCGTCTCCCAGTTCCACATTG TGAAGGTTCTGAACAAGGCGGGCCTCGAGGCCTCCGTCCGAGCCTATGGCAGCAgcgccggcgccggcgggcgGTGGCCCAGCCCGTTCACCGTCGCCTGCGGCGCCCTGCTCGCCCTGTCCCTGCTCGCGCCGCTGCTCCCCCCGCTGCGGTGGCTGGCGGTGGCGGCGGCCTGCGTGGGCTCCCAGCCCATGCTGCTCCGGGCGTTCGCCGCGGCGGGCAAGCTGACGCTGGACATCAACATCCTGATGCTCATCGCGGTCGCCGGCTCCGTGGCGCtcgggagcttcacggaggccgGCGCCATCGTGTTCCTCTTCACCGTCGCCGAGTGGCTGGAGACGCTGGCGTGCAGCAAGGCCAGCGCCGGGATGCTGTCCCTCATGTCCACGGTGCCCAAGACCGTCGTGCTGGCCGAGACGGGGCAGGTCGTCGGCATGGGCGACGTCGCGGTCGGCACCGTCGTCGCGGTCAGGGCCGGCGACGTGGTCCCCGTGGACGGCGTGGTCGTCGGCGGGCACAGCGAGGTCGACGAGAGCAGCCTCACCGGCGAGTCCTTCCCCGTGCCGAAGCAGCCGCAGTCGGAGGTCTGGGCCGGCACCATCAACTTAGACG GCTACATCTCCGTGAGGACGACGGCCCTCGCCGAGAACTCGACGGTGGCGAAGATGGAGAGGCTGGTGGAGGAGGCCCAGAACAGCCGGTCTCGGACGCAGCGGCTCATCGACTCGTGCGCCAAGCACTACACCCCTG TGTGGTTGTGTCTTTTGCATGTGCAGCCGTGGTCGTCCTCGCGGCGGGGGTGGTCCTCGTGCCCGCCCTGCTGGGAGCTCGCGACCTGGAGCTGGAGCATTGGTTCCGGCTGTCCCTGGTGCTGCTGGTGAGCGCGTGCCCGTGCGCGCTGGTGCTGTCCACGCCCGTCGCCACCTTCTGCGCGCTCCTGCGGGCGGCCAGGATGGGGCTCCTCGTCAAGGGAGGCAACGTCCTCGAGTCGCTGGGCGAAGTCAGGGTCGCCGCGTTCGACAAGACCGGCACCATCACCAGAGGGGAGTTCAGCATCAAGGACTTCCATGTGGTTGGGGACAAGGTTGAAATGAACCAGCTACTCTACTG GGTATCTAGCATCGAGAGCAAATCAAGCCATCCAATGGCCGCTGCACTTGTCGAGTACGCTCAGTCCAAATCTGTACAGCCGAAGCCGGAGAACGTGACCGAGACCTGCATCTATCATGGCGAGGGCATCTACGGGGTGATGGATGGGAAACAGATCTACATTGGAAACGAAAGGATCATAGCAAGGTCCTCGTGTCGTCATCATCAACATG CTGGCCACCAAGAAACAGACGGTCTCAAAGGCGTGTCCATCGGCCACGTGATCTGCGACGGCGATCTGGTGGGGAAGTTCTCGCTGTCCGACACCTGcaggacaggggcggccgaggcgaTCCTGCAGCTGAGGTCGATGGGGATCAAGTCGGTGATGCTGACCGGGGACAGCGCGGCGGCGGCCAAGCACGCGCAGGAGCAGCTCGGGGGCGTCCTGGAGGAGCTCCACGCGGGGCTCCTGCCGGAGGACAAGGTCCGGCTCGTCCGGGGCCTGCAGGCGCGGCACGGGGCGACGCTGATGGTGGGCGACGGCATGAACGACGCCCCGGCGCTGGCCGCGGCGGACGTGGGCGTGTCCATGGGCCTGTCCGGGTCGGCCGCGGCCATCGAGACGAGCCACGCCGCGCTCATGTCCGGCGACATCCTCAGGGTGCCCAAGGCCGTCCGGCTCGGGCGCCGCGCCCGGCGCACCATCGCCGTGAACGTGGCCTCCTCCGTCGGCGCCAAGGCCGCCGTGCTGGCGCTCGCCGTCGCGTGGCGCCCCGTGCTGTGGGTGGCCGTGCTCGCCGACGTCGGCACGTGCCTGCTCGTCGTCCTCCACAGCATGCTGCTGCTCAGGGACGGCGCCGCCCGCCGCCCGAGGTGCTGCGCTAGCGCTACGGCGTGCAAGAGCAAGCAGGCGTCCAAGCCGTGCTGCGCGACGGTGAAGCCGGTGGCGACGACGAGGCACAGGCACGGGCACGGGCACGGGCACGGGCACGCAGGCGCGGGGAAGCCCGGGACGCTAGGAGGCGACAAGCAGGGTAAGGACTGCCATGGTTGCTGCCAGAAGGAGAGCAAGCCGCCCGAGGACGCCGTCGTGATCGCCATTCCGGGACGGGCCGTGGAGCACCGGAAGGAGGCCTTCCCTCACGAGAACGCGGGAGCCGGGGGGTGCTGCGCTGCAGCGCACGGTGCCGAAGACGAGGTATGCATTGTCATCAGCGCCAGGTCGCCCTGCTGCAGCACCGCGAGGAGTCGGTCTGGTTCTCCCAAGGACGCATTGTGCTGCCACGGCTCCGGTGGTAAAGACGGCGGCGCCATCTCAGCCCTCGTGTGCTGA